In one Paenibacillus sp. JQZ6Y-1 genomic region, the following are encoded:
- a CDS encoding UDP-glucose--hexose-1-phosphate uridylyltransferase, with the protein MNNTERTPEQNSALLAIDELVKFAFDKQLIKLADLDYARNLLLSKFRFDEPYDSNVPLLASIDQGEAAAEPQLLIDTLIDYAFTIGMLKENTDTYRDLMDAEIMGMLMARPSEVTSDFFDTLDREGIEAATDQFYQLSIHSNYIRMDRVAKNVYWKQPTDYGDMEMTINLSKPEKSSAEIAQAKLLPPPSYPKCQLCRENVGYAGRINHPARQNLRVVPLMLSGEAWFLQYSPYVYYNEHCIVFHHDHVPMQLTRQTFRRLLDFVEEFPHYFLGSNADLPIVGGSILTHDHFQGGRHTFPIEKAAVEEVYRHTRREDITLELVNWPMSVIRLRAYNDSLLLDAADEIYEAWKVYSDAEVDIVSSTPDQDGKPVRHNTVTPIVRRRGEQYEMDLVLRNNRTSEQYPDGIFHPHPEMHHIKRENIGLIEVMGLAILPGRLKEELDHIGSILSGDVALLEMMRSQPDHALHLHLHLPWVEQMVEQYGNELSHEQATLTIQDEVGRKFAQILEHAGVYKKNDAGRAAFRRFVQSVGYVQA; encoded by the coding sequence ATGAATAATACCGAACGTACTCCAGAACAAAATAGTGCTCTACTAGCGATTGACGAATTGGTCAAATTCGCCTTTGATAAACAGCTGATTAAGCTGGCGGATTTGGATTACGCTCGCAATCTGCTGCTGAGCAAATTCCGTTTTGACGAACCTTACGATTCCAATGTTCCATTGCTGGCAAGCATTGATCAGGGCGAAGCCGCAGCCGAACCGCAACTATTGATTGATACGCTCATTGACTACGCCTTCACGATTGGCATGCTTAAGGAAAATACCGATACGTACCGCGACCTGATGGATGCGGAGATTATGGGCATGCTGATGGCGCGCCCATCCGAAGTGACATCCGATTTCTTTGATACTTTGGATCGCGAAGGCATCGAAGCAGCAACCGATCAATTTTATCAATTGTCGATTCATTCCAACTATATCCGTATGGATCGTGTTGCCAAGAACGTCTATTGGAAACAGCCAACCGATTATGGCGATATGGAGATGACGATCAATCTGTCCAAACCAGAGAAGTCGTCGGCAGAGATCGCGCAAGCGAAACTATTGCCGCCACCTTCCTATCCAAAATGCCAGCTGTGCCGCGAAAATGTGGGCTATGCTGGACGAATCAATCACCCAGCACGTCAGAATCTGCGGGTCGTTCCACTCATGTTGAGTGGAGAAGCATGGTTCCTGCAATATTCACCGTATGTATACTATAACGAGCACTGTATCGTATTCCATCATGATCATGTACCGATGCAATTGACTCGCCAAACGTTCCGTCGTTTACTTGATTTTGTCGAGGAATTCCCACATTATTTCCTCGGCTCCAATGCCGATCTGCCAATCGTGGGCGGCTCCATCCTGACGCATGATCATTTCCAAGGTGGACGTCATACCTTCCCGATTGAAAAGGCAGCGGTGGAGGAAGTATATCGTCATACTCGTCGCGAAGACATTACGCTGGAACTGGTTAACTGGCCAATGTCCGTCATTCGTCTGCGTGCGTATAATGACAGTCTGCTGCTGGATGCAGCGGATGAGATTTATGAAGCATGGAAAGTGTATAGCGATGCCGAAGTCGACATTGTGTCGTCTACACCGGATCAAGATGGCAAGCCGGTACGTCACAATACCGTAACGCCGATTGTCCGCCGCCGTGGCGAGCAGTACGAGATGGATCTGGTGCTGCGCAATAATCGTACCAGTGAGCAGTACCCAGATGGTATATTCCATCCGCATCCAGAGATGCACCATATCAAGCGCGAGAATATTGGCTTGATCGAAGTGATGGGTCTGGCGATTCTACCGGGTCGTTTAAAAGAAGAATTGGATCATATTGGCTCCATTCTGTCCGGCGATGTGGCACTGCTGGAAATGATGCGCAGTCAACCAGATCATGCGCTGCATCTGCATCTGCATTTGCCGTGGGTAGAACAGATGGTAGAGCAATATGGTAACGAGCTGTCGCACGAGCAAGCGACGTTAACGATTCAGGACGAAGTCGGTCGCAAATTTGCTCAGATTCTAGAGCACGCTGGTGTGTACAAAAAGAACGATGCTGGACGTGCAGCATTCCGTCGCTTTGTCCAAAGCGTAGGGTATGTGCAGGCGTAA
- the galE gene encoding UDP-glucose 4-epimerase GalE, translating into MAILVTGGAGYIGSHTVAELLERGEEVVIIDNFLTGHREALLGGKLYEGDLRDKELLATIFSENNITAVIHFAASSLVGESMQNPSKYYDNNVYGAMCLLEEMQKAGVSNIVFSSTAATYGEPDKVPIEESDRTEPANVYGETKLVMERMMSWFDKVHSIRYVALRYFNAAGAHASGKIGEDHRPESHLVPLVLQTALGQRPHISVFGDDYPTEDGSCVRDYVHVSDLADAHVKAVEYLAGGGESNVFNLGSGNGFSVKQVIETAKQVTGRDIPVVIEPRRSGDPAVLVASSAKARSVLGWTPTRDRLEDIIASAWQWHESKPQGYGDHE; encoded by the coding sequence ATGGCTATTTTGGTAACAGGTGGAGCAGGATATATCGGATCACATACAGTGGCAGAATTGTTGGAGCGTGGCGAAGAGGTCGTTATCATCGACAACTTCTTGACGGGGCATCGCGAAGCTTTACTGGGCGGTAAGCTATATGAAGGCGATCTGCGCGATAAAGAACTGCTGGCAACGATTTTTAGCGAAAATAACATTACTGCTGTTATCCACTTCGCCGCTAGCTCACTCGTCGGTGAAAGTATGCAGAATCCATCCAAATATTATGACAACAACGTCTATGGCGCTATGTGCCTGTTGGAAGAAATGCAAAAAGCAGGCGTGAGCAATATTGTCTTCTCCTCGACCGCAGCAACCTATGGCGAGCCGGACAAAGTGCCGATTGAGGAAAGTGACCGTACCGAACCTGCCAATGTGTACGGCGAAACGAAGCTGGTTATGGAACGCATGATGTCTTGGTTCGATAAAGTACACAGTATCCGCTACGTCGCTCTACGCTACTTTAACGCAGCCGGTGCACACGCCAGCGGCAAAATCGGCGAAGATCATCGTCCAGAATCTCATCTCGTACCACTCGTGCTGCAAACAGCACTAGGTCAGCGTCCACACATCTCCGTATTTGGCGACGATTATCCGACTGAGGATGGTTCCTGCGTACGCGATTACGTTCATGTTAGCGATCTGGCGGATGCCCATGTGAAAGCAGTGGAATATTTGGCAGGCGGGGGAGAGAGCAACGTATTCAATCTCGGTAGCGGTAACGGTTTCTCGGTTAAACAAGTCATCGAGACTGCCAAACAAGTGACTGGACGCGATATTCCGGTTGTTATCGAGCCGCGTCGCAGCGGCGACCCAGCAGTGCTGGTAGCATCTTCTGCCAAAGCACGCTCCGTGCTCGGCTGGACTCCAACTCGCGACCGTCTGGAAGACATTATCGCCAGCGCATGGCAATGGCACGAATCCAAACCACAGGGATATGGTGATCATGAATAA